One window of Vidua chalybeata isolate OUT-0048 chromosome 14, bVidCha1 merged haplotype, whole genome shotgun sequence genomic DNA carries:
- the STARD8 gene encoding stAR-related lipid transfer protein 8 isoform X4: protein MTLNTCASMKLDVHFQRKQNEDSEEEDQCAISSRWAFQRDSKRWSRVGSADVLSQGSEALSCTMRPVSSRESVLTDLSTNPEATSLHSTGSVGSVGGTGGTLGTAALPSEPPSPLRAAATASSCSQSEGSAPEQPSGQGEGSKEKLKKRRSRSFLKRIESLRRKDKEKPSPDRRVAPHSSATLPPGWGSLKSDGDLAATRTNSSKRGTPAPFHSKKHFFSVSYRTNRLLGPGGTKGSSDPKRSGVYLEDYDTDTATAAGSAWAAAECQRRARHGDCLVYIPCDHKPGTFPKSLSIESLCPLAGSSLSHWNAGSAAVGLGGGGSSSSAEGSSSPRGFARRRRGSCSSLGSRVSVYDNVPDFGSSEDFCKDGEVTYENLDDILQHVWGLQQKVELWCKAVSPGLDGEVGGEEEEDEEESDSGGEPSNLHFEEQSMSDVGTSASDFGSTGNSLNEAEEIETRERRDSGVGASLTRPCRKLRWHSFQNSHRPSLNSASLEINRQSSAQLNLLQKCSLLRLTAIMEKYSVPHKQAWTWTVPKFMKRSKVPDYRDKMVFGVPPIVNVQRTGQPLPQSIQQAMRYLRSQCLDQVGIFRKSGVKSRIQALRHMNETSPDNVDYSGQSAYDVADLLKQYFRDLPEPIFTSKLTDTFLQIYQFVSKEQRLQAVQAAIILMPDENREVLQTLLYFLSDIASAEENQMTAGNLAVCLAPSIFHLNVSKKESTSPRAIHKRGTMGKPDQKDLNENMAATQGLSHMISDCKKLFQVSHDILLQLSSSYMAADAYPHPLADLVCQGESKDLHSYFEQSVQNLLKESSEKFKGWLSTPGPLNTELSCKKVGDGHPLRLWKVSTDVEAPPAMVLHRVLRERHLWDEDLLQSRVVEALDKDMELYHYVTDSMAPHPRRDCMVLRRWRTDLPRGACLLSSLSVEHDKVPVEGGVKAIVLTSQYLIEPGAMGRSRVTHICRADLRGRSPEWYNRVFGHLCAMELARIRDSFPALSPTGPETKI from the exons ATGACCCTGAACACCTGTGCCTCCATGAAGCTGGATGTTCACTTTCAGCGTAAACAG AATGAAGACTCTGAGGAGGAAGACCAGTGTGCCATCAGCAGCCGGTGGGCCTTCCAGAGGGACAGCAAAAGGTGGTCACGGGTGGGGTCCGCCGATGTCCTGTCCCAGGGCTCGGAGGCCCTGAGCTGCACCATGCGCCCGGTGTCCAGCCGCGAGAGCGTCCTCACGGACCTCAGCACCAACCCCGAGGCCACGTCCCTGCACAGCACGGGCAGCGTGGGCAGCGTGGGTGGCACGGGCGGCACGCTGGGCACTGCGGCCCTGCCATCCGAGCCCCCGTCCCCCCTCCGTGCCGCTGCCACcgcctccagctgcagccagagcgAGGGTTCTGCGCCGGAGCAGCCCTCGGGCCAGGGAGAGGGCTCTAAGGAGAAGCTGAAGAAGCGACGGTCTCGAAGCTTCCTGAAGCGGATCGAGTCCCTGcggaggaaggacaaggagaaacCCAGCCCAGACAGGAGGGTGGCTCCGCACAGCAGCGCCACTCTCCCACCAGGATGGGGCTCTCTGAAGAGTGATGGGGACCTTGCAGCCACCAGGACCAACTCCTCTAAAAGAGGGACACCTGCCCCTTTCCACAGCAAAAAACACTTCTTCTCGGTATCATACAGGACTAACCGCCTGCTCGGCCCCGGGGGCACCAAGGGCAGCTCTGACCCCAAACGCAGCGGAGTCTACCTGGAGGATTACGACACAGACACAGCCACTGCCGCCGGCAGTGCCTGGGCTGCTGCCGAGTGCCAGCGCCGGGCTCGCCATGGCGACTGCCTGGTCTATATCCCCTGTGACCACAAGCCCGgcaccttccccaaatccctgtccaTCGAGAGCTTGTGTCCCCTGGCCGGCAGCTCCCTGAGCCACTGGAACGCAGGGAGCGCGGCCGTGGGGCTGGGCGggggcggcagcagcagcagcgcggAGGGCTCGTCCTCCCCGAGGGGCTTTGCCCGCCGGCGccggggctcctgcagctccctgggcagccgcGTCAGCGTCTACGACAACGTGCCGGACTTCGGCAGCAGCGAGGATTTCTGCAAGGACGGGGAGGTCACCTACGAGAACCTCGACGACATCCTGCAGCACGtgtgggggctgcagcagaaggTGGAGCTCTGGTGTAAAGCCGTCTCCCCTGGCCTGGATGGGGAGGTAGGGggcgaggaagaggaggatgaggaggagtCGGACTCGGGAGGGGAACCCTCCAACCTGCATTTCGAAGAACAGTCCATGTCGGATGTTGGCACCTCTGCCAGTGACTTTGGTAGCACTGGGAACTCCCTCAACGAGGCTGAAGAGATCGAGACACGGGAGCGCCGGGATTCGGGGGTGGGAGCATCTCTCACAAGACCCTGCAG AAAGCTGCGTTGGCACAGCTTCCAGAACTCGCACCGGCCCAGCCTGAACTCGGCCTCGCTGGAGATCAACCGCCAGTCATCGGCCCAGCTCAACCTGCTCCAGAAGTGCTCCCTGCTCCGGCTCACAGCCATCATGGAGAAGTACTCCGTGCCCCACAAGCAGGCCTGGACGTG GACTGTCCCCAAGTTCATGAAGCGGAGTAAAGTCCCTGACTACAGGGACAAgatggtttttggggtgccacCCATCGTCAACGTGCAGCGGAcggggcagcccctgccccagagcATCCAGCAGGCCATGCGCTACTTGCGCAGCCAGTGCCTGGACCAG GTTGGCATTTTCCGCAAGTCCGGGGTGAAGTCCCGGATCCAGGCGCTCCGGCACATGAACGAGACCAGCCCCGACAACGTCGACTACTCGGGCCAGTCGGCGTACGACGTGGCCGACCTGCTGAAGCAATACTTCCGCGACCTGCCCGAGCCCATCTTCACCAGCAAGCTGACCGACACCTTCCTGCAGATCTACCAGT TCGTGTCCAAGGAGCAGCGGCTGCAGGCGGTGCAGGCCGCCATCATCCTCATGCCGGACGAGAACCGGGAGGTGCTGCAGACCCTGCTCTACTTCCTGAGCGACATCGCCTCGGCTGAGGAGAACCAGATGACGGCTGGGAACCTGGCTGTGTGCCTGGCCCCTTCCATCTTCCACCTCAACGTGTCCAAGAAGGAAAGCACATCGCCCAG GGCCATACACAAGAGGGGCACCATGGGGAAGCCGGACCAGAAGGACCTCAATGAGAACATGGCCGCCACGCAGGGGCTCTCCCACATGATCAGCGACTGCAAGAAGCTCTTCCAG GTCTCCCATGACAtcttgctgcagctgagcagctcctaTATGGCTGCAGATGCTTATCCCCACCCCCTGGCTGACTTGGTGTGCCAGGGAGAGAGCAAGGATTTACACTCCTACTTTGAGCAGAGTGTCCAGAACCTGCTCAAAGAGTCGTCAGAGAAATTCAAGGGATGGCTGAGCACGCCGGGGCCCCTGAACACGGAGCTGTCCTGCAAAAAG GTTGGGGACGGGCACCCTCTGCGCCTGTGGAAGGTCTCCACGGATGTTGAGGCCCCTCCTGCCATGGTGCTGCACCGGGTGCTGCGGGAGCGTCACCTGTGGGACGAGgacctgctgcagagcagggtggtGGAGGCGCTGGacaaggacatggagctgtACCACTACGTGACGGACAGCATGGCCCCGCACCCGCGCAGGGACTGCATGGTGCTCCG GCGCTGGCGCACGGACCTGCCGCGGGGAGCCTGCCTGCTCAGCTCCCTCTCGGTGGAGCACGACAAGGTGCCAGTGGAGGGAGGTGTCAAGGCCATCGTGCTGACGTCCCAGTACCTCATCGAGCCCGGCGCCATGGGCCGCTCCAGGGTGACCCACATCTGCAGGGCTGACCTCAG gggccGGTCTCCCGAGTGGTATAACAGGGTCTTTGGCCACCTCTGTGCCATGGAGCTGGCGAGGATCCGAGACTCTTTCCCAGCCCTGAGTCCCACCGGCCCCGAGACAAAGATTTGA